Proteins encoded by one window of Lathyrus oleraceus cultivar Zhongwan6 chromosome 1, CAAS_Psat_ZW6_1.0, whole genome shotgun sequence:
- the LOC127081942 gene encoding dormancy-associated protein 1 has product MLDKLWDDIVAGPQPERGLEKLRKLTTTLKDDGASNQLMRSTSIPTTPTTPVTPTTPSSARKVDNVWRSVFNPGSNSATKSIGAHVFDKPLPNTPTVYDWMYSGDTRSKHR; this is encoded by the exons ATGTTAGATAAACTTTGGGATGATATTGTTGCTGGCCCTCAACCAGAACGTGGCCTTGAAAAGCTTAGAAAACTCACCACCACCCTCAAAG ATGATGGAGCGAGTAATCAATTAATGAGAAGCACGTCGATTCCGACAACACCGACGACACCGGTGACTCCGACAACACCTTCATCGGCGCGTAAAGTTGACAACGTTTGGAGGAGCGTGTTCAATCCTGGGAGTAACTCTGCTACAAAGTCAATTGGTGCTCATGTTTTCGACAAACCACTCCCCAACACCCCCACTGTCTATGATTG GATGTACAGTGGGGATACGAGAAGCAAGCACCGTTGA
- the LOC127115216 gene encoding uncharacterized protein LOC127115216, with the protein MEEPNKTMDSDDVYYSDELNSSDPDDSCDEERPKYARFRKEHLNKDFIFKWGMEFNTLDDFRAAIREWSVLNGREISFVKNEGDRVRVVCKHKCGFLVLCSKVGHKETFAIKTLVHKHTCARVLNNKSASSEWVAKHVVKRMQTSDTVRIRDIIQDMRQTYSMGITVAKAWRAKLIAKKIIEGDADNQYASIWRYAEELRRVNHGNTVKINVERPSPSIQPRFGSFYFCFDGCKKGFIHGCRPFVGVDGCHLKTKYGGQLLIAVGRDANDQYFPLAFGVVENETKESWRWFIQLLMEDIGQDRRYVFISDQQKGLVAVFEELSDTIEHRLCLRHLYANFKKRFGGGALIRDLMMGAAKATYYQAWVQKMNELKNADPNAWTWLMAVPTKSWCKHAFSFYPKCDTLMNNISESFNATILAARDKPILTMCEWIRKYLMNRLSTSASKLENWPHKVMPIPRRRLDNEVFRSGHWLPTWSIAETFQVTHSYNTHEFIVDIAKRSCSCNFWELVGIPCRHAVAALSYRKQNPDEFVDACYTREKFALCYGFSVSPINGQDMWPEVEMEPPLPPAYKNGPGRPKKIRIRESGEDGARKRRSGVAYKCTKCDNFGHNAMTCKATTQDPNALKRKRKPKKGHVPTATDMPTANDVPTATDMPTANDMPTASDMPAPTATDMTVPTNVPVPTDPQPPTDMPVPTIMSQTRSSVAASITKQSRKRVEKKPIIKRRQSERIKLSWFKRPITGEGISSDKPITLPENEDIPTSK; encoded by the exons ATGGAGGAGCCCAATAAGACTATGGATTCAGATGATGTATACTATAGTGATGAGTTGAATAGTTCTGACCCAGATGATTCTTGTGATGAAGAAAGGCCCAAGTATGCTAGGTTTAGGAAAGAGCATCTAAACAAAGACTTTATATTCAAGTGGGGTATGGAATTCAACACACTTGATGACTTTAGGGCAGCTATCCGTGAGTGGTCAGTGCTTAATGGGAGGGAAATTTCTTTTGTGAAAAATGAGGGAGATAGGGTAAGGGTGGTGTGTAAGCATAAATGTGGGTTTTTAGTCTTATGCTCTAAGGTGGGCCACAAGGAGACTTTTGCTATAAAAACACTTGTACATAAGCACACATGTGCTAGGGTTTTGAACAACAAGTCTGCTAGCTCAGAGTGGGTGGCCAAGCATGTGGTAAAGAGGATGCAAACTTCTGATACAGTCAGGATAAGAGACATCATCCAAGATATGAGGCAAACATATTCTATGGGTATTACTGTTGCAAAAGCATGGAGGGCTAAGCTAATTGCCAAGAAGATAATTGAAGGTGATGCTGACAATCAGTATGCTTCCATATGGAGGTATGCAGAAGAACTAAGAAGGGTAAACCATGGCAACACTGTGAAGATAAATGTAGAAAGACCTAGTCCATCCATACAACCAAGGTTTGGGTcattttatttctgttttgatggCTGTAAGAAAGGCTTTATTCATGGATGCAGACCATTTGTGGGGGTTGATGGATGTCACTTAAAGACCAAGTATGGTGGACAGTTACTTATTGCTGTAGGCAGGGATGCTAATGATCAATACTTCCCTTTGGCATTTGGTGTGGTTGAAAATGAAACAAAGGAGAGTTGGAGATGGTTTATACAACTACTAATGGAGGACATTGGTCAGGATAGAAGATATGTATTTATCTCTGATCAACAGAAG GGACTTGTGGCTGTATTTGAAGAATTGTCTGATACTATTGAGCATAGATTATGTCTTAGGCACTTGTATGCTAATTTCAAGAAAAGGTTTGGTGGAGGAGCCCTTATTAGAGATTTAATGATGGGAGCTGCTAAAGCCACATACTATCAGGCATGGGTCCAAAAGATGAATGAATTGAAGAATGCAGATCCCAATGCTTGGACTTGGTTGATGGCTGTTCCTACCAAAAGCTGGTGTAAGCATGCCTTTTCTTTTTACCCTAAATGTGATACATTGATGAATAATATCTCAGAGTCTTTTAATGCTACCATTCTAGCTGCTAGGGACAAACCTATACTCACAATGTGTGAGTGGATAAGAAAATATCTGATGAATAGGTTATCCACCTCTGCAAGTAAACTAGAAAATTGGCCACATAAGGTGATGCCAATACCTAGGAGAAGGTTAGATAATGAGGTGTTCAGGAGTGGTCATTGGTTGCCAACATGGTCAATTGCTGAGACTTTTCAGGTTACACATAGTTACAACACACATGAATTTATTGTTGACATTGCTAAAAGGTCATGTAGTTGTAATTTTTGGGAATTAGTAGGAATTCCATGTAGGCATGCTGTAGCTGCTCTGAGTTATAGAAAGCAAAACCCTGATGAATTTGTTGATGCTTGTTACACAAGAGAAAAGTTTGCACTATGTTATGGATTTTCAGTAAGTCCAATCAATGGTCAAGATATGTGGCCAGAAGTTGAGATGGAACCACCTCTACCACCTGCATATAAAAATGGTCCTGGTAGACCTAAGAAGATTAGGATAAGAGAAAGTGGAGAGGATGGTGCAAGGAAGAGAAGATCTGGTGTTGCATATAAGTGCACCAAATGTGATAATTTTGGTCACAATGCTATGACTTGTAAGGCTACCACTCAGGATCCCAATGCACTTAAAAGAAAG AGAAAACCTAAAAAAGGACATGTGCCAACTGCAACTGATATGCCAACTGCAAATGATGTGCCAACTGCAACTGATATGCCAACTGCAAATGATATGCCAACTGCATCTGATATGCCTGCCCCAACTGCAACTGATATGACTGTTCCAACAAATGTGCCTGTTCCAACTGATCCACAGCCTCCAACTGATATGCCTGTTCCAACTATTATGAGTCAAACAAGATCTAGTGTGGCTGCCTCAATCACAAAACAATCCAGAAAAAGGGTTGAAAAAAAACCTATCATCAAAAGAAGGCAAAGTGAGAGGATCAAGTTGAGTTGGTTTAAAAGACCCATAACAGGTGAAGGAATATCTAGTGACAAACCAATTACCCTACCAGAAAATGAAGACATACCCACTTCAAAATGA
- the LOC127081955 gene encoding glyoxysomal processing protease, glyoxysomal, with the protein MGHSEIFNSARNFAVMVRIRGPDPKGMKMRKHAFHHYRSGETTLSASGLLVPDTLCDTQVAKRLYGDRFEDRVLVVTVASVVEPFLSPHHRENIPQGRPDLISGVRIDIMTEKTNEESDQGTPSWLEGQLLSLVDIPASALCVQSLVETSRGLSEHEWEVGWSLASHNNESQSSKDNFQTQGRISEGGSGSSSVMCKSLTRMAILSVSLSLKDSLNYQKPSMNKRGDFLLAVGSPFGVLSSTHFFNSLSVGCIANCYPPNSSDGSLLMADIRCLPGMEGSPVFNEHACLTGVLIRPLRQKTNGAEVQLVIPWEAIVKASSGLLRTCPQNTTEGLHYQEGNSYAPGKRPFIDYERSETRVPSSNKHEHLNFGSSSPLLIERAMASVCLITIGDGVWASGVLLNSQGLVLTNAHLLEPWRFGKTHVSGRGYGTNPENFPSILEGTTLEQRRYKLNPTYDNHRNIRVRLDHIKPWVWCDAKVIYVCKGPWDVALLQLEPVPANLLPIVTSFSRPSTGSKAYVIGHGLFGPKCGFFPSVSSGVVAKVVEAKTPQSYHSILPEHMHTRVHFPAMLETTAAIHPGASGGAVINSDGHMIGLVTSNARHGGGSIIPHLNFSIPSAALAPIFKFAKDMLDSSLLRILDEPDEYISSIWALMRPSPPKLNPAPDQPQSRLDNKSKEEKGSQFAKFIAERKDIFNDPIHVGKSGVLSKDVIPSKL; encoded by the exons ATGGGTCACTCAGAAATCTTCAATTCCGCTCGAAATTTCGCAGTTATGGTCAGAATTCGCGGTCCT GACCCAAAAGGAATGAAGATGAGAAAACACGCTTTTCATCATTACCG TTCTGGTGAGACAACTCTTTCTGCTTCTGGGTTGCTTGTACCTGATACCCTTTGTGATACTCAAGTAGCTAAGCGTTTATATGGTGATAGGTTTGAGGATAGGGTATTGGTTGTGACGGTTGCTTCGGTTGTTGAGCCTTTTCTATCTCCTCATCATAGAGAGAATATTCCTCAG GGTAGGCCTGATTTGATTTCTGGTGTTCGAATTGATATTATGACAGAGAAAACCAATGAAGAATCTGATCAAGGAACTCCGAGTTGGCTTGAGGGGCAGCTATTGTCATTA GTTGATATTCCTGCTTCAGCCCTTTGTGTACAGTCACTTGTTGAAACGTCTCGAGGCTTGTCAGAGCATGAATGGGAGGTTGGTTGGTCTTTGGCATCTCACAATAACGAATCTCAATCCTCTAAAGATAATTTTCAAACTCAG GGGAGGATATCGGAGGGAGGATCGGGTAGTTCAAGTGTTATGTGCAAATCACTGACTAGAATGGCCATTCTTAGTGTTTCTTTATCTCTCAAG GACTCACTGAACTATCAAAAACCTTCCATGAATAAAAGGGGTGATTTCCTTCTGGCAGTTGGGTCTCCCTTTGGAGTTCTATCATCTACACACTTCTTTAACAG TTTATCAGTTGGATGCATTGCAAATTGTTATCCTCCTAATTCATCTGATGGATCGTTGCTGATGGCTGACATACGCTGTCTTCCTG GAATGGAAGGCAGTCCAGTTTTCAACGAGCATGCGTGTCTTACTGGTGTCCTGATCAGACCATTGAGACAGAAGACAAATGGAGCTGAAGTTCAG CTGGTGATTCCATGGGAAGCCATTGTGAAGGCTTCTAGTGGCTTGCTGCGGACATGTCCTCAAAACACAACAGAAGGATTACATTATCAAGAGGGAAACTCTTATGCTCCAGGAAAGAGACCTTTTATCGACTACGAGAGATCAGAAACTCGTGTACCTTCTAGTAATAAACACGAGCATTTAAATTTTGGTAGCTCTTCACCATTACTAATCGAGAGGGCAATGGCTTCTGTATGTCTTATTACTATTGGTGATGGAGTATGGGCATCTGGCGTTTTGTTAAACAGTCAAGGTCTCGTACTTACAAATGCCCATCTGTTAGAACCTTGGAGATTTGGGAAAACTCATGTAAGCGGCAGAGGATATGGAACCAACCCGGAAAATTTTCCTTCCATATTGGAGGGAACTACTCTTGAGCAGAGGAGATATAAATTGAACCCAACTTATGACAACCATAGAAATATACGTGTACGGCTTGATCATATCAAGCCTTGGGTTTGGTGTGATGCTAAAGTAATATATGTCTGTAAAGGACCGTGGGATGTTGCCTTACTGCAGCTTGAACCAGTTCCGGCTAATCTTTTGCCTATTGTAACAAGTTTTTCCAGGCCATCCACAGGATCAAAGGCATATGTCATTGGCCATGGATTATTTGGCCCGAAGTGTG GATTCTTCCCATCTGTTAGCTCGGGTGTGGTAGCGAAAGTGGTTGAAGCAAAGACTCCTCAATCTTATCATTCCATTCTACCCGAGCACATGCATACCCGTGTCCATTTCCCAGCAATGCTTGAAACAACAGCTGCTATTCATCCTGGTGCTAGTGGCGGTGCTGTTATCAATTCAGACGGTCACATGATTGGTCTGGTTACAAG CAATGCAAGGCACGGCGGTGGATCGATAATACCTCATCTTAATTTTAGCATTCCATCTGCAGCTTTGGCACCTATCTTCAAGTTTGCAAAAG ACATGCTTGATTCATCACTTTTGCGGATTCTAGACGAACCGGACGAGTACATTTCATCTATTTGGGCGTTGATGCGACCATCTCCTCCAAAGCTCAATCCCGCACCTGATCAACCACAGTCTCGACTAGACAATAAAAGCAAAGAAGAGAAGGGTTCTCAGTTTGCTAAGTTTATTGCTGAAAGAAAGGATATTTTCAATGACCCTATTCATGTTGGAAAGAGTGGAGTGCTTTCTAAGGATGTTATTCCTAGTAAGTTATGA
- the LOC127081942 gene encoding dormancy-associated protein 1 isoform X1, which translates to MLDKLWDDIVAGPQPERGLEKLRKLTTTLKDDGASNQLMRSTSIPTTPTTPVTPTTPSSARKVDNVWRSVFNPGSNSATKSIGAHVFDKPLPNTPTVYDWYIISSMIGCTVGIREASTVD; encoded by the exons ATGTTAGATAAACTTTGGGATGATATTGTTGCTGGCCCTCAACCAGAACGTGGCCTTGAAAAGCTTAGAAAACTCACCACCACCCTCAAAG ATGATGGAGCGAGTAATCAATTAATGAGAAGCACGTCGATTCCGACAACACCGACGACACCGGTGACTCCGACAACACCTTCATCGGCGCGTAAAGTTGACAACGTTTGGAGGAGCGTGTTCAATCCTGGGAGTAACTCTGCTACAAAGTCAATTGGTGCTCATGTTTTCGACAAACCACTCCCCAACACCCCCACTGTCTATGATTGGTACATAATCTCCTCTATGATTG GATGTACAGTGGGGATACGAGAAGCAAGCACCGTTGATTAG
- the LOC127081935 gene encoding uncharacterized protein LOC127081935, which translates to MGGSKASSMSEVGNGLPRCGCNETMKLLVSKSIENPGRKFWKCRNNMNGCGLFLWDDLVSEFAVKETNPSGCRQCEVNKAYLIEFAKEIVEEIDCRVGKLNKLEKLKKKIAMEKRKNLWLMFVIGLSWMLIAAMVKLV; encoded by the exons ATGGGTGGCAGCAAGGCATCTTCCATGAGTGAAGTTGGAAACGGCTTACCAAGATGTGGATGCAATGAAACCATGAAGTTGTTGGTCTCCAAGTCAATTGAAAACCCCGGTCGCAAATTTTGGAAATGCAGGAATAATATG AATGGGTGCGGTTTATTTTTGTGGGATGATTTGGTCAGTGAGTTTGCAGTGAAAGAAACCAATCCGTCTGGATGCCGCCAATGTGAAGTCAACAAGGcttatttgattgaatttgcTAAAGAGATTGTTGAGGAGATAGATTGCAGAGTCGGAAAGCTTAACAAGTTAGAAAAACTGAAGAAAAAGATTGCAATGGAAAAGAGGAAAAATTTATGGTTAATGTTTGTAATTGGTCTGTCATGGATGTTGATAGCAGCTATGGTTAAGTTAGTCTAA